From a region of the Narcine bancroftii isolate sNarBan1 chromosome 5, sNarBan1.hap1, whole genome shotgun sequence genome:
- the mcee gene encoding methylmalonyl-CoA epimerase, mitochondrial, with amino-acid sequence MAAFTLSVAAGARALSSAARDAAWKLGRLNHVAIAVPEMEKARSFYREVLGGRVSEAVPLAEHGVSTSFVELGNAKLELLEPLGPDSPILGFLRSRGLGGIHHICIEVERLPAAVQQLRAHRVRTLSPGPQIGAHGKPVIFLHPKDCGGVLVELEEA; translated from the coding sequence ATGGCGGCCTTCACGCTGAGTGTGGCCGCGGGCGCCCGGGCCTTGAGTTCGGCGGCCCGGGACGCCGCGTGGAAGCTGGGGCGGCTCAATCACGTCGCCATCGCGGTGCCGGAGATGGAGAAGGCCCGCTCCTTCTACCGGGAGGTGCTGGGCGGCCGGGTCAGCGAGGCGGTGCCGCTGGCGGAACACGGCGTCAGCACGTCCTTCGTGGAGCTGGGCAACGCCAAGCTGGAGCTGCTGGAGCCGCTGGGCCCCGACAGCCCGATCCTCGGCTTCCTGCGCAGCCGCGGCCTCGGGGGCATCCACCACATCTGCATCGAGGTGGAGCGGCTGCCCGCCGCCGTCCAGCAGCTGCGGGCCCACCGGGTGCGCACCCTGAGCCCCGGGCCCCAGATCGGAGCCCACGGCAAGCCCGTCATCTTCCTCCACCCCAAGGACTGCGGCGGGGTCCTGGTGGAGCTGGAGGAGGCCTGA